One Helicobacter ganmani genomic region harbors:
- the fliG gene encoding flagellar motor switch protein FliG, translating to MPSITLSPRQQAQYDEFSMAEKIAILLVQLGDEITGEIFSNLDLDSITEVSKYIAQNSGIDKALGGAVLEEFYAIFQSNQYISTGGFEYAKELLYRTLGPEAAKKVLDKLAKSMQSSQNFAYLSRVRPQQLSDFIIHEHPQTIALILAHMDPTNAAETLNFFSDDLRAEIAIRMANLGDISPNVVKRVSTVLENKLESLTSYKVEVGGIRAVAEVFNRLGQKAAKATIAYIEQIDDQLAAAIKEMMFTFEDIEKLDNNAIREILKIIDKKDLILALKASPEELKQKFMSNMSQRAGEQFLEEMQFLGAVKVKDVEAAQRRIVETVQSLSEQGIIQIGEQEDTIE from the coding sequence ATGCCTTCTATTACATTAAGTCCGCGACAACAAGCACAATACGATGAATTTTCAATGGCGGAGAAAATCGCAATTTTACTTGTGCAATTAGGTGATGAAATCACGGGTGAGATTTTTTCAAATTTAGATTTGGATTCCATTACTGAAGTTTCTAAATATATTGCGCAAAATTCAGGGATAGACAAGGCACTTGGTGGAGCAGTTTTAGAGGAATTTTATGCTATTTTTCAATCCAATCAATACATCTCCACAGGCGGTTTTGAATACGCCAAAGAATTGCTTTATCGCACATTGGGACCAGAAGCGGCAAAAAAGGTTTTGGACAAGCTTGCCAAATCTATGCAATCTTCCCAAAACTTTGCTTACCTTTCGCGTGTGCGCCCACAACAATTATCTGATTTCATTATTCACGAACACCCGCAAACTATTGCCCTTATCCTAGCACATATGGACCCAACCAATGCGGCGGAAACATTAAACTTTTTCTCCGATGATTTGCGTGCAGAAATTGCGATTCGTATGGCAAACTTAGGCGATATTTCCCCCAATGTCGTTAAGCGCGTTTCTACCGTATTGGAAAACAAACTAGAATCGCTCACAAGCTACAAAGTAGAAGTGGGTGGAATCCGTGCGGTTGCAGAGGTTTTCAACCGCTTAGGGCAAAAGGCAGCTAAAGCAACAATTGCTTATATTGAGCAGATTGACGACCAATTAGCTGCTGCAATTAAAGAAATGATGTTTACTTTTGAAGATATTGAAAAGCTAGACAATAATGCGATTCGTGAGATTCTTAAAATCATTGACAAAAAAGACCTTATTTTGGCTCTTAAGGCTTCTCCAGAAGAGTTAAAGCAAAAATTTATGTCCAATATGTCCCAAAGGGCAGGAGAGCAATTTTTAGAGGAAATGCAATTTTTGGGCGCAGTAAAAGTCAAAGATGTAGAGGCGGCTCAACGTAGAATCGTAGAAACAGTCCAATCGCTTTCAGAGCAAGGCATAATCCAAATCGGCGAACAAGAGGATACCATTGAATAA
- the fliH gene encoding flagellar assembly protein FliH codes for MNNINEHENIITEAHKERHDIKKYNFRNMEISKKSEKQAQSNEEPQAVETPQPTMQVVETPKPTEPSIDAPALKLFETEVIDKILQKSDQLAQSLQKLQEQFDKQEKEINERVNAAKTEAKEQGINEGYQQAKQELETQINSQKELYALSIKRIDSNIAESKNHILSLEKELSSIALDIAKEVIAAEISTNSAKIASSLARTLLQDLSQNTQVTLKVFPGDLEDIKESLKDLNYVILEADQAIAKGGIVILSSEGNIDGDIFTRFETLKKSILENKL; via the coding sequence TTGAATAATATTAACGAACATGAAAATATCATTACAGAAGCACACAAAGAGAGGCATGATATTAAAAAATATAATTTTAGAAATATGGAAATTTCTAAAAAATCAGAAAAACAAGCACAATCCAATGAAGAACCACAAGCAGTTGAGACTCCCCAGCCCACTATGCAAGTTGTAGAAACACCTAAACCAACAGAACCAAGCATTGATGCACCTGCGCTAAAGCTTTTTGAAACCGAAGTAATTGATAAAATCCTGCAAAAAAGCGACCAGCTAGCACAATCTTTGCAAAAATTACAAGAACAATTTGACAAACAAGAAAAAGAAATTAACGAAAGGGTAAATGCAGCCAAAACAGAAGCCAAAGAACAAGGTATCAATGAGGGTTATCAACAAGCCAAACAAGAACTAGAAACACAAATTAATAGCCAAAAAGAGCTTTATGCTTTAAGCATAAAACGCATTGATAGCAATATTGCAGAATCCAAAAACCATATTCTAAGCCTAGAAAAAGAGCTAAGCTCTATTGCACTAGATATTGCCAAAGAAGTGATTGCCGCAGAAATTAGCACCAATAGTGCAAAAATTGCTTCCTCTTTAGCACGTACACTTTTGCAAGATTTATCACAAAACACACAAGTAACCCTAAAAGTCTTTCCCGGTGATTTAGAAGATATCAAAGAATCCCTTAAGGATTTGAATTATGTTATATTAGAAGCCGACCAAGCAATTGCTAAAGGAGGTATTGTGATTTTAAGCAGTGAGGGAAATATTGATGGGGATATTTTCACACGTTTTGAAACCTTAAAAAAATCCATTTTGGAGAATAAACTATAA
- the dxs gene encoding 1-deoxy-D-xylulose-5-phosphate synthase → MPLDSKYLEILRQEEFDEEDFVSLNHLAQKVRNRILEVVSKNGGHLSSTLGAVELIIGMHCVFDNPRDPFIFDVSHQAYTHKLLTGRWDSFETLRQKGGISGFTKPSESNQDYFIAGHSSTSISLGVGVAKAFCLKGASNIPVVLIGDGAMSAGLAYEALNELGDRKYPMVIILNDNEMSIAKPIGAISKYLSQTIAGKFTQNIKNKIGNIINNMPNATYLAKRFEESIKLITPGMLFEELGLDYIGPINGHNLKEIIEALRLAKSIQKPIVVHAQTLKGKGYPIAEGHLEQWHGVSPFDRQNGIALAKNSRKSPTQIFSQTLLEIAKEDSKVVGITAAMPSGTGLDLLIKTFPERFWDVAIAEQHATTQASSLAKEGFKPFVVIYSTFLQRAFDQIIHDVGIMQMPVKFAIDRAGIVGEDGETHQGVFDIAYLNMIPHFVLFAPRDQATLESAVHFAHHFSNAPCAFRYPRKSFKLDENLFAPTPFALGKLEILRNSQSEILLLGYGNGVGRAYECLLELEKQNILCSLVDLRFVKPLDKETLLTLSKNHKKWFIFSDSAKIGGVGQILSAFAQENNLQIKIHSFEFEDDFIAHGKAEEIEEQLGLDTSHLTQQILQHI, encoded by the coding sequence ATGCCTTTAGATTCTAAATACTTAGAGATTTTGCGTCAAGAGGAATTTGACGAAGAAGATTTTGTCTCCCTAAATCATCTTGCTCAAAAAGTGCGTAACAGAATCTTAGAGGTTGTTTCTAAAAATGGCGGACATTTAAGCTCCACTTTGGGTGCAGTTGAACTCATCATTGGTATGCATTGTGTTTTTGATAATCCAAGAGACCCTTTCATCTTTGATGTAAGCCATCAAGCCTATACACACAAACTCCTAACAGGACGTTGGGATTCCTTTGAAACTTTGCGCCAAAAAGGCGGCATTAGTGGTTTTACTAAGCCAAGTGAAAGCAATCAAGATTATTTTATTGCTGGACATAGCTCTACCTCTATCTCTTTAGGAGTAGGAGTTGCTAAAGCCTTTTGCCTCAAAGGAGCAAGCAATATTCCTGTTGTTTTAATCGGTGATGGCGCAATGAGTGCAGGGCTAGCCTATGAAGCACTTAACGAGCTTGGTGACCGCAAATATCCTATGGTAATTATTTTGAATGACAACGAAATGAGTATCGCAAAACCCATTGGAGCAATCAGCAAATATCTTTCACAAACAATTGCAGGAAAATTCACCCAAAACATCAAAAATAAAATCGGAAATATTATCAATAATATGCCCAATGCCACTTATCTTGCTAAACGATTTGAAGAGTCTATCAAGTTAATCACCCCCGGAATGCTTTTTGAGGAGCTTGGATTGGACTATATCGGACCTATTAATGGGCATAACCTCAAAGAAATTATTGAAGCCTTGCGTCTTGCTAAAAGCATTCAAAAACCTATCGTTGTGCATGCTCAAACCCTCAAAGGCAAAGGTTATCCAATTGCGGAAGGACACTTGGAACAATGGCACGGTGTCAGCCCATTTGATAGACAAAATGGCATAGCATTAGCCAAAAATAGTAGAAAATCCCCAACACAAATCTTTTCTCAAACTTTGCTAGAAATTGCCAAAGAAGATTCCAAAGTCGTTGGAATCACTGCAGCAATGCCTAGTGGCACAGGGCTTGATTTGCTCATCAAAACCTTTCCAGAACGTTTTTGGGATGTTGCTATAGCCGAACAACACGCAACAACACAAGCAAGTTCGCTTGCCAAAGAAGGCTTTAAACCTTTTGTCGTGATTTATTCTACCTTTTTGCAACGTGCATTTGACCAAATCATTCACGATGTCGGCATTATGCAAATGCCTGTAAAATTTGCCATTGACCGCGCAGGAATCGTGGGAGAAGACGGAGAAACACATCAAGGTGTTTTTGATATTGCTTATTTGAATATGATTCCACATTTTGTGCTTTTTGCTCCTAGAGACCAAGCAACTTTAGAATCTGCCGTGCATTTTGCACATCATTTTTCAAACGCACCTTGCGCCTTTAGATACCCAAGAAAATCTTTTAAGCTAGATGAAAATCTTTTTGCACCTACGCCTTTTGCGCTAGGAAAACTAGAGATTCTTAGAAATTCTCAAAGTGAAATTTTACTACTTGGTTATGGCAATGGCGTGGGACGAGCTTATGAATGTTTATTGGAATTAGAAAAACAAAATATTCTTTGTAGCCTTGTAGATTTGCGATTTGTTAAGCCATTGGATAAAGAAACATTGCTCACTCTTAGCAAAAATCATAAAAAATGGTTTATCTTTAGCGATAGTGCAAAAATTGGTGGTGTGGGACAAATTTTAAGTGCTTTCGCTCAAGAAAATAATTTGCAAATAAAAATTCATTCGTTTGAGTTTGAAGATGATTTTATCGCACACGGCAAAGCAGAAGAAATAGAAGAGCAGTTGGGATTAGACACATCTCATCTTACACAACAAATCTTGCAACATATATAA
- a CDS encoding MlaA family lipoprotein, whose translation MHKLLLVFLLGLFVYAQDSIEKESLQPTQKEEFLNDFENEYKQQTPVKDPLIRYNRLMHNINWGIYDYVISPTLDAYNYAMPLGFRLGIYNFFDNLASPLRFLASLLAGEPKVAMDELGRFALNSTAGILGIFDIASQNGLYSHHNDFGITLGKWGMGSEFHLVLPLLGPSNFRDTLTLPLNALAYPTNYIQPSELAIGAGVLEVANYSARHKATLDSLYQDSLDSYLLFRDSYEQRRNELILENKGNK comes from the coding sequence ATGCACAAATTGCTTTTAGTTTTTCTCTTGGGATTGTTTGTCTATGCGCAAGATTCCATAGAAAAGGAATCCCTGCAACCCACACAAAAAGAGGAATTTTTAAATGACTTTGAAAACGAATATAAACAACAAACTCCTGTCAAAGACCCGCTTATACGTTATAATCGCTTGATGCACAATATAAATTGGGGGATTTATGATTATGTGATTAGCCCTACATTAGACGCTTATAATTATGCTATGCCACTTGGTTTTAGACTTGGAATTTATAACTTTTTTGACAATCTCGCCTCGCCTTTGCGATTCCTTGCCTCTTTGCTTGCTGGAGAGCCAAAAGTCGCAATGGACGAACTTGGACGCTTCGCTCTTAATTCTACTGCTGGAATCTTAGGAATCTTTGATATTGCCTCACAAAATGGCTTGTATTCCCATCACAATGATTTTGGTATTACTCTTGGCAAATGGGGAATGGGAAGCGAATTTCATCTTGTTTTGCCACTTCTTGGACCTAGCAACTTTCGCGATACATTAACCCTACCGCTTAATGCCCTAGCCTACCCCACAAACTATATTCAACCTAGCGAACTTGCAATCGGTGCCGGTGTGCTAGAAGTAGCCAACTACTCCGCAAGACATAAGGCGACTTTAGATTCTCTCTATCAAGACTCCTTAGATAGCTATCTTTTGTTTCGTGATTCTTATGAACAAAGACGTAACGAACTTATCTTAGAAAATAAAGGAAATAAATGA
- a CDS encoding MlaC/ttg2D family ABC transporter substrate-binding protein encodes MTQNIQKTLEILQKNTTKNPKDSAISSTQVENIAKEIFIMFDSIFDYNLMAQLSLSKDYKTLTKIQQEEYTQAFEQNLKRSFTDKLRLYKDEKLEVLGGEQPKNNRYNLKTSMVLDGKLNYVIFKFYEKEGDWKIYDVDILGISVIQTYRSQFSDILAHSDFQTLLAKLKSEITFESPKQ; translated from the coding sequence ATGACGCAAAATATACAAAAAACACTAGAAATTTTGCAAAAAAACACCACAAAAAATCCCAAAGATTCTGCAATCTCCTCTACGCAAGTAGAAAACATTGCAAAAGAAATTTTTATAATGTTTGATTCTATTTTTGATTACAATCTTATGGCGCAACTTTCCCTCTCCAAAGATTACAAGACACTAACCAAAATTCAACAAGAGGAATACACGCAAGCTTTTGAACAGAATCTCAAAAGGAGTTTCACCGATAAATTAAGACTTTACAAAGACGAAAAACTAGAAGTGCTTGGCGGAGAACAACCCAAAAACAATCGCTATAACTTAAAAACTTCTATGGTTTTAGATGGCAAACTCAATTATGTTATCTTTAAATTTTACGAAAAAGAGGGAGATTGGAAAATTTATGATGTAGATATTTTGGGCATTAGCGTGATTCAAACTTATCGTTCCCAATTTAGCGATATTCTAGCACATAGTGATTTCCAAACCTTGCTTGCCAAACTCAAAAGTGAAATTACCTTTGAATCCCCAAAACAATAA
- a CDS encoding efflux RND transporter permease subunit — protein sequence MNPQNNNLFLRFYRAILNAPKLTLTFCAIIFFVFGFFALKLPIDASSDSLILENDKDFKTYDSIIKNYTTQDFLILALSPKKGDVFHHDFLTTLQNLTNDLKQIPQIDGILSILNAPLLKSAPNLELQESLKANLTLLSAQTDFELAKQELLHHPFYTQNLISKDLKTAGILIYLKNNTRLEQLRELKNTETNESQKQEIQKLIEQEKGKVQTQNDVTITMLKNLQNKYEGLQIGGITLIASDMIAYVKSDLITYGTSLSVILALMLWVFFGHLRFVFLTLLICLFTLVVSSGIFAAFGFKITVVSSNYVSLLLIINVSLVVHLIVAYLEFYSKFPKASQKNLLYATLLTKQMPSFFAAFTTMIGFLSLIYSNILPIIHLGIVMSLGVSVALLFTFVLFASVSALLDKPKHTTKLSTRQQRFLEFCANLAIRKSKMIYFFAILCVAFSLYGIQNLKVENSFVNYFKDSSQIKQGLLKIDKDLGGTVPLEILLTFPNKVTQSSIDDEFEAEFNSLESQDTYWFDSQKLRLAKIVHNYLEDNPYAGSVLSLHSLVRLIGNLGINADDWTIAFLYKNARDTLKAQIFTPYANLEQNQLRFVLRTFDSNPTLKRNDFIIQIRKDLESLLQNEKVQVQVNGVMVLYNNLLQNLISSQVDTLSFVIGIIFLVFLWIFRNLKLAIIALLTNILPLSAIFGILGISGIPLDLMGVTIAAISLGIGVDDVIHYIHRFKAEIKNHSLQDAILESHDSIGSAMYYTTFIIVVGFCAMMSSNFIPTIYFGFLTTLVMLLMLLSALLLLPALLNSFCKISALRF from the coding sequence TTGAATCCCCAAAACAATAATTTGTTTTTGCGATTCTACCGCGCAATTTTAAATGCTCCAAAACTTACACTCACCTTTTGTGCGATAATTTTTTTTGTTTTTGGCTTTTTCGCACTTAAATTACCCATTGATGCAAGTTCGGATAGTTTGATACTAGAAAATGACAAAGATTTTAAAACTTACGATTCTATTATCAAAAATTACACTACACAAGATTTTCTTATTTTGGCTTTAAGTCCAAAAAAAGGAGATGTTTTTCATCACGACTTCTTGACAACCCTGCAAAACCTTACCAACGATTTAAAACAGATTCCACAAATAGATGGAATCTTGAGCATTCTCAATGCACCCTTGCTTAAAAGTGCGCCGAATTTGGAGCTGCAAGAATCCCTCAAGGCGAATCTTACCCTGCTTTCTGCGCAAACAGATTTTGAATTAGCAAAACAAGAACTCCTCCACCACCCCTTTTATACGCAAAATCTCATTTCCAAAGACCTTAAAACAGCGGGAATTTTAATCTATCTCAAAAACAATACGCGCTTAGAACAATTAAGAGAGCTTAAAAATACCGAAACAAACGAATCCCAAAAGCAAGAAATCCAAAAACTCATTGAGCAAGAAAAAGGGAAAGTTCAAACACAAAATGACGTAACCATTACGATGCTCAAAAATCTGCAAAACAAATATGAGGGCTTGCAAATTGGTGGAATCACACTGATTGCTAGTGATATGATTGCCTATGTGAAATCCGACCTCATCACCTATGGGACAAGCCTTAGCGTGATTTTGGCTTTGATGCTTTGGGTATTTTTTGGACATTTGCGATTCGTTTTTTTGACGCTTCTTATTTGTCTTTTTACCCTCGTAGTCAGCAGTGGAATCTTTGCCGCATTTGGGTTTAAAATTACGGTAGTTTCCTCTAATTATGTTTCTTTGTTGCTCATTATCAATGTTTCTTTGGTTGTGCATTTAATCGTAGCCTATTTAGAGTTTTATTCCAAATTTCCTAAAGCTTCGCAAAAAAATCTCCTCTATGCGACGCTTTTAACTAAACAAATGCCAAGTTTTTTTGCAGCTTTTACAACAATGATTGGCTTTCTTAGCCTTATTTATTCCAATATTTTACCCATTATCCATTTGGGTATTGTGATGAGTCTTGGTGTGAGCGTTGCACTGCTCTTTACCTTTGTGCTATTTGCAAGCGTTTCAGCTCTCTTAGATAAGCCAAAACATACCACAAAACTTTCTACAAGACAGCAAAGATTCTTAGAATTTTGTGCCAATCTAGCAATCCGCAAGTCAAAAATGATTTATTTCTTTGCGATTCTTTGCGTTGCCTTCAGTCTTTATGGAATCCAAAACCTAAAAGTTGAAAACAGCTTTGTAAATTACTTTAAAGATTCTAGCCAAATCAAACAAGGCTTACTCAAAATTGATAAAGATTTGGGTGGCACGGTGCCTTTGGAGATTCTCCTTACCTTTCCAAACAAAGTAACACAATCCTCAATAGACGATGAATTTGAAGCAGAATTTAACTCACTAGAATCGCAAGACACTTATTGGTTTGATAGCCAAAAACTAAGATTAGCCAAAATCGTGCATAACTACTTAGAGGACAATCCTTATGCTGGCTCTGTTTTAAGCTTGCATAGTTTGGTACGCCTAATAGGCAATCTAGGAATTAACGCCGATGATTGGACGATTGCATTTCTCTATAAAAATGCACGGGACACTCTTAAAGCGCAAATTTTCACGCCTTATGCAAATTTAGAGCAAAATCAATTACGTTTTGTTCTGCGCACTTTTGATTCCAATCCCACCCTAAAGCGCAATGACTTTATTATTCAAATCCGCAAAGATTTAGAATCCTTGCTACAAAATGAAAAAGTGCAAGTGCAAGTCAATGGTGTAATGGTTTTGTATAATAACTTACTCCAAAACCTTATTTCCTCGCAGGTGGATACTTTGAGCTTTGTGATTGGAATTATCTTCCTAGTTTTTTTGTGGATTTTTAGAAATCTCAAGCTTGCCATTATTGCGCTTTTAACTAATATTCTTCCTTTGAGCGCAATTTTTGGAATCTTAGGCATTAGTGGGATTCCATTAGACCTTATGGGGGTTACGATTGCCGCAATCTCCCTTGGGATTGGCGTAGATGATGTAATTCATTACATTCATCGCTTTAAGGCAGAAATCAAGAATCATTCCCTCCAAGACGCGATTTTGGAATCTCACGATTCTATTGGAAGTGCAATGTATTACACGACTTTCATTATTGTGGTGGGTTTTTGTGCGATGATGAGCAGTAATTTTATCCCTACAATTTATTTTGGATTCCTCACCACCCTTGTAATGTTGCTTATGTTACTTAGCGCACTTCTCTTACTTCCTGCCCTACTCAATAGTTTTTGCAAAATAAGCGCATTACGATTCTAA